DNA sequence from the Solea solea chromosome 12, fSolSol10.1, whole genome shotgun sequence genome:
ACTATTGTTGATTTTAAATAGGATTGTCTGATGTTTATCACTGAAGAGTTTTTACAATCTATTTGTTTCTGAATTTGGCCAAGGTGTATGGGAAAAAGTAATCAGAAGCAATGAGTGCCCAGGGAGGTTAGGGTAATCTCAGTTAGCAACAGTGATCAGACTTGTGATACGATTAGAAGGTGTCTGTCTCCTCCTAGAGaccaacaataaataataataataattttacagATGACAAGAAAGCATAATGAAATACGAAGCATAAGGGATGTAAAAGTCACTTCACCTCCTCCCTCATGTATCACAGCAGTAATGGAAGAGATcccatgaaaaataaaaccttatATAAGAGGCCACCCATAAAACATATAACTAAAAACAAAGGTTCCACATGTCTGCCAGGTAAAACAATGgacaacaaaaatacattttgtggaATTATTAATAcccatttaaaatcattatttgCGTACCCTATAATGCCTCTAAGGATATTATTATTGACCATTTTCTAAACAAAATCTTTCAGAACTTTGCACATGACTGCTTTGGTGAAAAGTAAAACACACCATGGGTATTGTGAATGGGCATTTATTGTGTTAGTGTTGGTGCTTGAAGAAGACAACACCAGGAACAAGTCCAAGACAGCAGGCTAGTTGCATCTCCCTAGCTCTTTACTTTTTCAAGAAATCCtatcacagaaagtagaattCATGTCCACCGTGTACACAGGCATTATCCATTAACACTAAGAACCGTCTGCTCCTAAATCCAGAATCCAAAAATCAAAGGTGTGTCACTTGAAGAGCAAGgctttttaaatacagtttgcAGCTTTAATCAATATGTAACAGGCCACCtgaagtgtctgtgtttgtcctcaCAATATCTCAGTAATCAAGCAAATGcatacagacagaaaacatttgGTTTTGTGGTAAGGTTTAGAGCATGATGACTAGAACATTACTGCCGGGTTACTCATTACTCAAACAATGTTTATTATATTGACAAATACATGGCATGGCTTTACCCTCAGTAACGGTAATTTACCCATTGTTTTGGTCTGATATGACTTTGATATGGACTGAGATAGTTCATTTTTCCAGTGTGTGGGTTAGAGAAGTGACAGCAGATGGCAAGGCTGTGCAATCCCTGGTAGCCACAGTGCTGACTCCTCAATCCTTCTACTTCATCTAATTTGGGAGTGGTGGGGCTTGAAGGGGGCACAGGAAATGCTGAACTGAACTGAGCTGAGCATAGCTTGGTTGAGCACTCTCTCCACCTTGAAATCAGATACACATGATGAGCGCAATATAATAGAAGTTGCATGATGTGACATTGAACCTTTTATTGCTGTagcactcattcattcattttgcataactacatttaaatttaatttgattCATCTTGTGATGCCAGAATGTCTTTcactataaatattaatatatttttcttATCAACTTGATTAATCTCAGTCTTTGACAATAAATGAAGTTCAACAACATTATATCAAAAAGCTGCTTAGACTGATGCAAATATTTGTGAAGGGGCATCATCTGCAGCCCAACATCACATGCCTCCAGTGTTTTATGAGCTGCAAATGAGGCAGTACAAAGTATTGTATGTAATATCCAGAGCAGAAATAGcatttaaataaaggaaaagcTGATCTGTCAGAGGCTGATTGACGGTTTGACTATGTTAATTTTCTTACATGTCGCTGTCATCACAAATGTCTGTGCTAAATACACAATCATCCAGATAGTTAATGGCAGCAGATGGTTAGCAATTGGCTGCATGTGTAAATCGTTCACAGAGGTAATGAGTGGAGAAATGTCACAGTAATCTCTTCCATGTAAAGTTGTGTTTTAGGGATGTTGGCAGTGATGTGCCTGTACTAACAACTGGAGAGTCAGGTGTCCAAGAAAAGCCAGCTAGGAATGGTAGGAGTTTTACTTATGCGTATTGTTCAAGTCaatttttgttttccatttttggaTTTTACCTCCTTTTACGTCAAATTTGTCCAATAAGAAGACATCCAATTTCCTGTCTGCTAGTCACTGACCATACAATCTACTCTTAAAGTTCAAAGTCTGGCCATGACTTGTACTGAAAACAAATAACAGATTTATGTGCAGATAGCAGATAATTAGAGTTTGGAAGgaaaattcacacacacatctttcaaAAGTTTTTCTAATTTGCAGATGACTTGCAGTAACAGCAAACTTACATGAAACTCAAGTGCAAGATCATTTCATTCTCTcttctctaaaaaaaaataatggcacAGCTGCCTTTCTACCATGCAGTAACTTCAAAATTCTATGATGATTTTACATTATTTGACTGAGATAGTGAACTCTAGTCTTTGCTCTGTTTGGAAGTGGAAACTGCAGTTGTCCACATTGACGTCAGGTGGCGGTAGTGTGTACATTTCTTGGTGGGTCAGTAAACAACGAGAAGAAGAATAGCCACAGCAAAACACGGAACTTGATAAAAGCTATTAGCGATTAGCGACCTAAAAAACGTTCTTGTTTTGTGAATTTTGACCAAACGCGTTTGCCTGACTGCTGCAACGGAAACCGATAAACAGTATGAATGTCTTACAAGTGAGCAACGGCgggtattttatttaaaaaacaatgtttagCAGCAGCAGGCCCTATGAGCTGCTCTCGCAGAGAGACTCCACTGGCTTGTTCTCTGAGAGCTTCACACGACCCAGCTCACACAAAGGTGTTTCCTTTGACTACGTACCCAATGTTTCTGAAAACAACTTCACTGGTAAGTGACGTTGATTAACTTAAACTATAAGAAATTGTTTGGACTAGGCATGTGACGATTTTGAAAGTTTACGTCacgattatcctgaccaaaataattgcgaTTAACGGTATTATTACGATGCCTGAGAGAGGAACACGGTAATATAAATTCACCACAATTAACTTATAGTAAGTGCTTTTAATCCCGATAAGCGATGATATCGTATATTGTTCCATCACTAGTTTGGACTTTGTTGCTGATGTACTTTGAAGAGTCAGTCAGGACTAAGTCCTTTTGTGATGCTTTACATGAATGTTAAAATATGAAAAGCAATCTGGCACATTTGTCAttaattcatcttctaccactcaATAAAAGTGGTCAATAAAAAAGCAATTGATACAATCAGTAGATTGTTCACTTATGAAGAATTAAGAATTATAACCTTTTCTTCAATTTGGCAGCCTGCTGGcttaacacaaacaaatgtagtAAATAAGTAGACTCTATTGTTGTGAGAgatgtgagagagtgtgacCATTTGTATTGAGCAGAATGTTAAAAGTGTTACTAAAGTCTACATTTGTCCAAACCCACCATAAATGCACTAAATATAAATTTGAGGGTGTGCTTGACATGAAAAAGCACTATTCTGAACTTTTGTCTCCAAAACCAGTGTCCCTGACTGCTCGATATGCATATTAGCTGTGCAATATTTCATGACACCCTTCCTCTTTGTCAAacctgagaaaaaaataatgttctCCATACCCTAACCCAAGATCTTACAATGCTTCTTTTCAAGCTAAAGTCCTTAAAATTGTGACTCTGCTTCCTTTCTTTTAAGATGCCTCCCAAGGATGGCTGTCCTGGATTTGCAACATGTTGGTCATCTTTCTCATCTACATCTGCACCTTTATAACCTTCCCAGTAACTGGATGGTTTGTTCTAAAAGTAAGCTGAAAGTATTTCTTCATCATTTACACTAACAGCACATCTACTTGTTTGCAGAGAATAAAAACCACCAACTGTCTGCCTCTAATTTTGTCTGCAGACGGTGCCTAACTATCAGAGGATTGTAGTGTTTCGTCTGGGGCGAATTTGTCCTCCGAAGGGCCCGGGTATTGTCCTTGTGCTGCCCCTCATCGACCAGTGGCAGAAAGTAGACCTACGTACCCGAGCCTTCAACATCCCTCCTTGTCAGGTagagcttttattctgttgggtgtgtgttgtattgttgtgttttactttGTCCTATAGATGGCAGTGTGGGTTCACTGTTGTTCAATGTCGAGATGAAGAGAATTAACTGATACTGAAGGTGTTTGCTTGGTGTGAGATACTCAGTTTTGACTGGCTTTTCATCAATAGTAAACTTGAGCCACATTTACGtgtcctctgtgttttatttagtcttttttcttattttcaaatTATTAGAAATGATTGGCCTCCATACACTGAATGATAACACAATATatttccttctctgcatttcaACAGAGCTGTGGCTGTCTTTTAGCTGCTCAACACTTCAAAATCacctttgtgtgtattttagatataattgtctttgtaaatgttttattagtgTGTTTACTAGTGTTTATGTTGtcttgtatatttgtatttgtttgttgccTTTTGCCAGGTTGCAGTTGTAATCTGTcctacctggttaaataaaccttcagtaataatgaaaacaaaaaggaaatgttGAAATTCTATTCTGTTTTTGCAGGTTACCTCTCAGGATGGAGGTTTGTTGTCAGTTGGAGCTGACATCCAGTTCAGGATTTGGAACCCTGTCCTGTCCGTGGTATCAGTCCAGGACCTGAATGCCTCAACCAGGATGACAGCACATAACGCTTTGACACACAGCCTGGCCAAGAAGACAGTCCGGGAGATCCAAACTGAGAGGATTAAACTGGGAGAATATCTTGGGGTGAGAGTAAATGTGAGCTGCTCCCTGCTGGCTTTTTACTGACTCTAGCTCAGACTTTATACCTTTTCTTTCCGTTGACAGATGGACATTAATGTGATGACTCATCCATGGGGGTTGGAGGTGGACAGGGTAGAGCTTACCTTGGGATCACTCCTGAAAGCCCCAGAAGAAAGCACTTCAGGATCCTTCATCATGCCTCCGTCTGTGCCTGGACTGGAGGGCCTCACTGGCCCCATTCAGCAGTTGGCCATGCACTTTCTGAGCCACACTAGCAGTTCAAACTCTCCGCAAGGTGTGGTCTCCCTCACTCATTTACAGCTGCTTGTGTCCAACATATACCCATTATGatgatttgaaataataaacCTATGCATTTTACTCTTCAGGGGACAGCATAACTTTTACAGATGAGCTCACCAGTGTCCCTCAGGCCATTGTGCCGAcaccatgttctgttgaagagcTTCTCAGTCGGGTGAATCTCCTGCTTTCTGACTCTTTGGTTTGCCAGGTTGGGGCTTTTTTCCAGTTTGACATCACCTCAGGAGATGGACAGCATCGCAATTACTATTTGGATTTAAGTCAAGGTAAAGGTTCATTTATTGTTGTAAATGAAATTTAATTGCGATAAATTCTATAAAGTAAGTGAGGTAAGCCAAATCTGGCAAAAAATGCATTTccataaatgacataaaacatcTCTAatgctctttgtgtgtgttttgtaggcAGTGGTGCAGTTGGTGAAGGGTCCTTGTCCCGAGAGCCAGATGTGATAATAAGTATGAGTGACAGTGACCTTGTGGCCATGTTCCAGGGCGAACTACAGCCGTTTGCTGCATATGCCAGCGGCAGACTTAAAATCCAGGGGGACATTAAAACTGCTATGAAGCTGGAGGAACTCATAAAACAACTCAAGAAACAGTACTCCtagttcattttttatttatttattatatccTTGATTTGaactgtgttaatgtgtgattCCACTTGTTTATAATCTCAATCAGAGGAAGTGcgtttggacaaaacaaaagtttttgAGACTTTACACAATGATGATTATGCATTGTgtcttaaataaaatattaaattcattACACTGTGCATTTCTGTATTTCCTGTGGTGGACCGAGTTTGAGAAACGGTACTAAATTGTAACTGGTTGGTCAATACAAAAGTATCAATAGCTTAATACTAATATTTATATCTTAGCTAAGTTTTGTGAAAATATAGCAACTTCTATcatatgtaaaatgtatttgcaACTTAATGGAGCTAAAAGAACCTGAAACACTAGCATATAAAGCGGTCTATAAATGAGGCAGTGCAGTGTGTTTGGCTGCTAATGGAACTGTagtgtccttgtccttgtccttgcATCACTGATGGAAGGCTGAaggtaacatttgtttttgttaaatgtgaagcTACTTGCTCAAGACACTGCCAGCATCACTTGTAAGAACTTCTAATTTTTGTGCTAAAGAATTAAGTCCAACCCATTCTCAATTGTCTAATGAGAGAAAATGACTgaataaaaacagctgatgtcaCAGGGGTTACCTCTAAGTTTATTGTAACAGATTCACCACATAAGAATCACATTCTTTTGCCTTAAGTCAGGTGTACTGTTTGCCTCACCGAGTGAttttttactgctgttttaTAACTAATCTGCAAGCCTAAACACGTTAGAGAAATATATCTCATACATAATCCGAGCACATCGtcagagtgttttattttgaaaatacagaGGGACAGCGAGACATTATCGCAAACAGGCTATGTTTGTGAGGTATTACCATAGCGTAACACTATTCACAGAGTGGCACAGCAAGGTGCTGCCTCACAACGCGTCTCCTCCCTGTATTTGAACGGGACATGCAGAAATTTTGACATTCTtaattgaaaatatttttttattactggaTTTGTACAGAAAAGGGATTTGTAATACATACCAGGtgacaaatattaaaatgtattatattttataatcagcttctctttttcttttcaagcTTGACAGGTGAGGCTCTGCCTCCCCTGCCTCCCCTCGCACGTCAATGCTATTTAGTCCAGCCTCCTTCTTTTGCACCCAATGTCCCTGGAAGAGCCAGAGTAGCTTCTGAAGGTAGAGCTGAGACTTTTGAGCATTTCTGTTGCTGGGATGGCCAGGTGCAGTGTGTGGCGCAGGCCTGTGGTGCTTCCCCTGTGCTGGAAAGATGAGCTGACAACATTAGGTGTGCGCTGTAGCAGTAGTATGCCAGTGGTCAAGCCTTTCAATGAGATTCCTGGACTGTGGAAAAATGGAGTTGCCAACTTGTACAATTTCTGGAAGCTGGACGGCTTCAGAAACCTTCACCGCATCATGTCGCAGAATTTCAAGACTTATGGACCCATCTACAGGTATGGAAATGCAttacagaagaagacaaaaattattattcaaaatgcttgcctttttttaattaaaataatctgTGACTCACAGATTATTATATATGGCATttcacccctccctttctctcactttgtgtttgtcagggAAAAAATAGGATATTATGAAAGTGTAAATATTATCAATCCCGAGGATGCTGCCATTGTGTTCAGAGCAGAGGGTCACTATCCTAGAAGGCTGCAAGTTGAACCGTGGACTGCATACAGAGAATACAGGAATCGCAAATATGGTGTTTTACTCAAgtatgtggtgtttttgtttttttacctgttgGCTACAAATTCCGCTTTTCTAATATTTGGATTCTTAGATGAAAAGACAGGTTTTACTAAGTGCTATAAGACTGCTTTTATTAACATCCCCAGGAATGGAGAAGACTGGAGATCAAACCGGGTGGTGCTCAACAAGGAGGTGATTTCCCCAAAAATGCTGGAAAACTTTGTGCCTTTGCTGGACGAAGTGGGACAAGATTTTGTGGCCAGAGTTCACAAAAAGATAAAGAGGAGTGGCCAAAACAAATGGACGACTGACCTCTCTGAAGAACTTTTTAAATATGCACTAGAATGTGAGGGTGACTTTTATgtcttgatatttttttattatacttgATGTACTAGGCAGTGCCATTTTCCACCTCTTCTAATACGTGCTCTGTTCTACATAGCCGTGAGCTCGGTGCTGTATGGCGAGCGTCTGGGTCTGATGCTGGACTACATTGATCCAGAAGCTCAACGTTTCATTGACTGCATCACCCTCATGTTTAAGACTACCTCACCAATGCTGTACATACCCCCTGGTCTGTTGAGACGGATTGGATCAAAGGTGTGGCGGGATCATGTGGAGGCTTGGGATGGCATTTTCAACCAAGGTAGGCCTCAGAAGAAGACAACCAGGATTGAGTATTTACATTATAGTGGTGTTAGTCACGGTAATGGTAATTTCAATCTCTCTGTTTCAACCACCTGAGACGCCTAACTCCCCCCCCCTTCCTAACACAAGATACCAGGTTCTTTTGTGTGATGTCTAGACTCAACTTTGTTGTCGTTTTCTTTAGGTCTCCCCATGCTCGGGGTCTTTTTTCATCTTTGACCACTCACGTGTTGATTGACCTTttctttgccaaaaaaaaataaaaccttgttGGCCTGCAGAAGTCTCTATTTCATTCctcaacagcagcagaggaaacttCCACAACAGTGTCATCATTTATCACTTGAACCTTCAAGATCTGGGTGTTCAGTTCTCATATCTGTAATATCCAATagtaaaatatgtttaataGGCGACACTGGTTCCTGACATCCCACACTGCAATCGGTTTAAGTTTCTGTTGTTTGAAAGCTATATTTCTTTTCAATGTTTATGTTAATAAATGTTCATGTGAGTGGGggatatcaagtttcaagtaaTTATTGTGGAAATATGGAGAAAATTAAaggtacatttttgtcactgttCAATACTGATACCTGTAACATGCTACAATTAAATAATCATATCCCACTGACCTTCCCCACTGTCATCATGCCAAGTTTCtgttgttaaaaacatttttttacatttttttgtttatactgtTAGTGGTGCAGTTTATATAATTTCATCATATCATCATTTATATCCTTTCACTGTGTCAGCTGACCGCTGCATCCAGAATATCTACAGGCAGCTGCGCCAGGACAGTGGCATGCCAGAGAAATACCCAGGAGTCCTTGCCAGCCTTCTCATGCTGGACAAGCTCTCCATTGAAGACATCAAGGCCAGTGTTGCTGAGCTAATGGCTGGAGGAGTAGATACAGtaagaaacaaataatatttcTTTGAAAAGCTGATGTCTATTTGTCTTCTTTAAGACCActtaactgtgtttgtgtgtttcagacttCTATAACGCTGCTGTGGACACTGTATGAGCTAGCTAAGAACCCCAACctccaggaggagctgagggcGGAGGTGGCTGCAGCACGAGCTGAAAGCCAGGGAGACTTGCTGGAAATGCTAAAGCGGATTCCTTTGGTGAAAGGAGCCTTGAAGGAAACACTGAGGTGACAGAAATGGATGCAGACTGTACAGCACATATCACACCAGTGCACCTTATGTTAGAAGTACACTAAAATAAGACAACAAGATATTTCACAAATATTCTCATAAACGTAACACATTTTCCACTTGCATATCCTGGAGTTGTTTTGATAATGACATGTCATTGGTCTCCTACTGCCACCGTTAATACGTTTCCTTATTAACTTTAATTCCTCAGGTTACACCCAGTTGCAGTGAGCTTGCAAAGATACATAGCAGAAGATATTATTGTTCAAAACTACCACATCCCGGCTGGGGTAAGTCGGTTGAAATCCCTTTTTTCTCCtcaaataaaatgtgcagtTGCTTATGATTTTTGTGTCTCCGATTAGACATTAGTTCAGTTAGGATTGTATGCAATGGGAAGAGACCCAAAGGTGTTTGCACGCCCGGAGCAGTATCAGCCTTCCCGCTGGCTGAAGACAGAGGCGCACTACTTCAGAAGCCTGGCCTTTGGCTTTGGCCCCCGTCAGTGTTTAGGACGCAGAATAGCTGAGGCCGAGATGCAACTCTTCCTCATCCATGTGAGATATACAAAGAATAAAGAGCAGTTTCACCATGCtttgttacacatttacacatcatATTAACCGTTTCAATTCGTCCTCCAGATGCTTGAGAACTTCCGAGTGGAGAAACAGCGCCATATGGAAGTGCAGAGTACCTTTGAGCTTATTCTGCTACCAGACAAGCCTATTCTTTTGACTTTGAAACCACTGGAAACGAGTTtgtaaaactgtgttttaatgaaacCTGTGGTGCATGACAAGTCATTTTTGTAGTCCTGTATCACAAATAATCATAAAGGGCTTCACGATACATGGCAAtataaatattgaataaaaCTGTACAACTTTGAGGTTGACAGAAagcaacaaatgaaaaaaaacaacaacattaggaAAGAAAAAACTTACAATATGCATCAACAAACATTACCTCAGTAATTCCATAACTGGTGAAGAaagtagatatatatatagtagtatAAGtagttatatatgtatatatatatatatatatatatagtaatagtaatagtagtatAAGTAGTTATATTGACTTTCGGTTCCTTATTTAGGTTTCTGTTTGCTGATGTGTGGAATCTGATATTGATGTctaaaagaagcagaaaacagTTGACGGAcgtaaattcattttaaatacgtatttaaaatgcaacacagaatgtgaatgaatgaagtgaagACAAACTCAGCTGACTGCAGAAACATTATGGAGGACTGTGGAGGCTGTTGGGACAAAGCCGTGTCTGTGCTCACTCAGTTTGGTCAACAGTTCCTGTTTCTTTCTCCCCCACAACTTGGAGTTCGCCTCCAACTGTaatagataaaaacaaatggCCAAACAttcatgaatataaataaaatgtgagtgATGTTAAGAATTCAGTGAATGAgtatcgattttttttttcacctgagcTTCCAGTGTTTGGACTCTTGCCTCAGCGTTCTCAAGTTTATTTAGTAAAGCCAGTTTCTCCTTAAGTGGAATAATCTCTTTTGTCTGATGGGTACATCAAACAAGTCAGTTTATTTTCTACAGGACATCATATATGGGATTTTCGTTCTTTTCAGTCCTTTTATATCAGTGTGTGGGCTGGCTTGAATGTTTGAAGTACCTGTGCTGACTCGTGAATAACGGCATGTAAAGACTGCCTGTGAATCCTGTCCACCTCTTCTCGGAGACGCGTATTCTCGGCCAACAGGGCCAACTCTGTCTCTTGTCCTCTGCAGTCAGTCTTACCTGCACAGCAAAGAGAAAGGTCCTGCTTTTTTGTGAATATACACCAACTGCACAACTGCATGTCTTCATGAAATCACGTAATCACGTAATATAAGAATAGGAAATAGTGGGATTTCAGTGATTCTGAAATTGTTGTTGCCTTGGCGTCAGATTTTCATGCAGGCTGTAGTTTGTACTCAACATTATGTGAAGAGGTGTGAGTGGTCAGAGGTGACACAAACTGATG
Encoded proteins:
- the stoml1 gene encoding stomatin-like protein 1 — encoded protein: MFSSSRPYELLSQRDSTGLFSESFTRPSSHKGVSFDYVPNVSENNFTDASQGWLSWICNMLVIFLIYICTFITFPVTGWFVLKTVPNYQRIVVFRLGRICPPKGPGIVLVLPLIDQWQKVDLRTRAFNIPPCQVTSQDGGLLSVGADIQFRIWNPVLSVVSVQDLNASTRMTAHNALTHSLAKKTVREIQTERIKLGEYLGMDINVMTHPWGLEVDRVELTLGSLLKAPEESTSGSFIMPPSVPGLEGLTGPIQQLAMHFLSHTSSSNSPQGDSITFTDELTSVPQAIVPTPCSVEELLSRVNLLLSDSLVCQVGAFFQFDITSGDGQHRNYYLDLSQGSGAVGEGSLSREPDVIISMSDSDLVAMFQGELQPFAAYASGRLKIQGDIKTAMKLEELIKQLKKQYS
- the LOC131470306 gene encoding cholesterol side-chain cleavage enzyme, mitochondrial, which codes for MARCSVWRRPVVLPLCWKDELTTLGVRCSSSMPVVKPFNEIPGLWKNGVANLYNFWKLDGFRNLHRIMSQNFKTYGPIYREKIGYYESVNIINPEDAAIVFRAEGHYPRRLQVEPWTAYREYRNRKYGVLLKNGEDWRSNRVVLNKEVISPKMLENFVPLLDEVGQDFVARVHKKIKRSGQNKWTTDLSEELFKYALESVSSVLYGERLGLMLDYIDPEAQRFIDCITLMFKTTSPMLYIPPGLLRRIGSKVWRDHVEAWDGIFNQADRCIQNIYRQLRQDSGMPEKYPGVLASLLMLDKLSIEDIKASVAELMAGGVDTTSITLLWTLYELAKNPNLQEELRAEVAAARAESQGDLLEMLKRIPLVKGALKETLRLHPVAVSLQRYIAEDIIVQNYHIPAGTLVQLGLYAMGRDPKVFARPEQYQPSRWLKTEAHYFRSLAFGFGPRQCLGRRIAEAEMQLFLIHMLENFRVEKQRHMEVQSTFELILLPDKPILLTLKPLETSL